One region of Peromyscus eremicus chromosome 4, PerEre_H2_v1, whole genome shotgun sequence genomic DNA includes:
- the LOC131908352 gene encoding olfactory receptor 4A5-like, translating to MGQNNSVSEFILLGLTQDPAGKKTLFVMFLLIYIGTMMGNLLVVGTVIGSPSLDSPMYFFLAYLSLIDAMYSTTILPKLLIDLLCDRKTISFTACLIQLFVEHLFGGVEIFLLVFMAYDRYVAICKPLHYLTIMNQRVCINLVVVSWAGAFAHALLQVLSVYKLPFCGPNVIDHFACDMYPLLGLACTDTYFLGLTVVGNNGAISVVVFILLLISYGIILNSLNTHSLEGRRKALSTCSSHIMVVVLFFVPCIFMYVRPVSNFPIDKFITVFYTVFTPILNPLIYTLRNLEIKKSMEKLWGKVFTLDRIRISTCYS from the coding sequence ATGGGACAGAATAACAGTGTTTCAGAGTTTATACTCTTGGGACTCACCCAGGATCCTGCTGGAAAAAAGACATTATTTGTCATGTTTTTACTCATATACATTGGAACAATGATGGGCAACCTGCTCGTTGTGGGGACAGTGATTGGCAGCCCCTCCTTAGACTCCCCAATGTACTTTTTCCTTGCCTATCTGTCCCTCATAGATGCCATGTATTCAACTACCATTTTGCCCAAGTTGCTTATAGACCTACTTTGTGATAGAAAGACCATTTCCTTCACAGCTTGCTTGATCCAGCTATTTGTAGAGCATTTATTTGGCGGTGTTGAgatcttccttttggtttttatGGCATATgatcgctatgtggccatctgtaaGCCACTGCACTATTTGACTATCATGAATCAAAGGGTTTGCATCAATTTGGTGGTGGTATCTTGGGCTGGAGCATTTGCCCATGCTCTGCTTCAAGTACTTTCTGTGTATAAACTTCCTTTCTGTGGCCCTAATGTCATTGATCACTTTGCTTGTGACATGTATCCATTATTAGGCCTTGCATGCACTGACACCTACTTCCTTGGTCTCACAGTAGTTGGTAATAATGGAGCAATTTCTGTAGTGGTCTTCATCCTCCTTCTCATCTCCTATGGAATTATTCTAAACTCTCTTAACACTCACAGTCTGGAAGGAAGGCGCAAAGCCCTGTCCACATGCAGTTCTCATATCATGGTGGTTGTCCTCTTCTTTGTTCCCTGCATTTTCATGTATGTTAGACCTGTTTCCAACTTTCCTATTGATAAGTTCATTACTGTTTTTTATACAGTTTTTACTCCCATATTGAATCCTTTAATATATACTTTGAGAAATTTAGAGATTAAAAAATCTATGGAAAAGCTCTGGGGCAAAGTGTTCACTTTAGACAGAATAAGAATTTCTACTTGTTACtcctaa